The Zeugodacus cucurbitae isolate PBARC_wt_2022May chromosome 4, idZeuCucr1.2, whole genome shotgun sequence genome includes the window ACCACTAACATTTTCCATATCAGACATCTAATCAATCTGAGAGatcaaataatattcaataatatagAGGAATtgccaaaattcaaaataaaattctcacTGAATTCAACGAGAACGACCAAAAAGAAATTTTAGTAACAGAGCATAACAGAGCTCGTTACGTGAGaacatacaacaaatattagaaaactaTTATTTTCCAGGCATACgcctaaaaacaaaagaaatcttTTTTAAGTTGCAGAACTTGTAATGAGGCCAAATATCAAAGGCACTCCCCAAATCCAAGAATTGGTGAAAGTCCTATTCCAACATATCCTGGAAAAATTCTACATATAGATATCAACTCTACTGATAACACCCACTTTCTAACTTCAATAGATACATTTTCTAAGTTTGCTATTGTATTCCCGATAAAATCAAGAACTATAatggatataatatatatcttttttcaGCTTGGCGTATCAGATGTTAactttcaattgctacttgaggaatcattttggccacccggtgctttcgtgcgcgaattcgagcaaaagcaacaaaaaccaactgtaattgctcatattccaaaaaaagccgcggtttcaaaaaactaattattaaaaattcattacaaattcactatcaaaatgtaagaggtttaaatacaaaattaaaagaattgtatttgaacagcattaattgtaattttaaagtcatcgcttttactgaaacctggcttaaacctcatatctttgataacgaaatattaaatagtgaatttcaaatctttagatgtgATCGACTGAACAGGGTCTGGGGGGTGTACTGTACACCCTGCtcaactgtaattgctcatattccaaaaaaagccgcggattcaaaaaactaattattaataattcattacaaattcactatcaaaatgtaagaggtttaaatacaaaattaaaagaattgtatttgaatagcattaattgtaattttaaagtcatcgcttttactgaaacctggcttaaacctcatatctttgataacgaaatattaaatagtgaatttcaaatctttagatgtgATCGACTGAACAAGGTCtgggggtgtactatttgctgtgcattcttcaattccatctgaagaagtagaagttcctcatgcggacattattgaatttaagtacaTACGAATTTGtactaataaatgttctatttacttaactttatcttatataccacctcaatcggacttatctgtatatatgcagcatgcttctttaataaataatgtttttcaattgctaagaatactgattacataattgttctaggcgatttcaatttaccgtgtgtattttggaaatctgttgacgattgcattacccctgtttgcactcgtttaagctttaatgagtttttggaaaaatgtctgagATGGGTCTTAactaaattaacttaattccgaacaattttggtaaattcttagatttggtctatgttgataatacttcaacagtttctgtggtccagtctgatcctttagttttgccagaggactcttatcgcCCTGCCttagaaattaatatcgaaatcataaaCGAATTACTTTGTTTACAATAAACAGGAcatttgttctcggttcaactttgcgaaagcttacattcaaaaagattaattgtgaactttctaaattgacttggcctgattacagtggtaatattgaattattcgaatgagctatgtaaattaaaaaataaaaaagctcgagcttttaaactttataaaaaaactaattaacCCTATACTATTGGATGGTGTTGAAAATTGTAGCTTATTGGCTGAAGAACACTCTTCAGATATTAGCATAAGTGATTTATTGTCCAATtccaaaattaagatatttcaaaataaacaatCCCTTTACTTTgtaattcattttaataatgtaAAGTTGCTACCCGTGATTCacgatgaaaaaataatttctttggaAACAGACGTCGCAGCCGAATGTAATGGAAGTTACATCCCACTATACAACTGCAAGGAAGCCCTTTTGCCAACCTCTAAGGGACGGTACTTGTTTATTACATATGCTTAACAACCTTCAGCAAAATGTAAAATCAAAGTCGAGGATGGCATATTCGTGATGAATGACAAACCAGCATCTATACGAACCACAAACGTAACCGAATTAACGAAAGGAACCTTTCTTGTACAGTTTGATGGCGAAATTACCATAAACACCACTATTTACTTCAATTGGAACCAATTGGCACGATCACACCCGGAAGCAGCACCCGGGAGCATacatttcactgaaaatattgaTTTGCTGTCACTACCATATTTATAGAAAGTAAATATGAAGAACCTAAAACACATAGCAAGCCTGCATAATCTAATTAACATGCGTTCattatttattgttgctatAATCGGAACAACCCTACTAAAAAGAAGGAAAGCCTGCACCGTGATCTTGAACATAGTAATAAAAGAAGCCGAGGACGCCTTCATTTCAAGAGGGAGGGTAGTTAACACCAGCGTTCGCACAAACGGTGAATACCCGAAAAGTGCTGACCATGCGAAAATAAGTCAACGTATGACAACTACACCAGCAAAATCATAATTGAAATGATTTACATAACATTAACAACAATGTCCGAAAAGTGCTGAGCATGCGTCAACAAGTCAACTCATGAAAACAACATCAGCAAACACATAAGGTTAACAGTTGCATATTCGAtttcaaattgatttcattcaaatcgaaTTGCTGTCAATGCATCTGCAACCTTCTAGGAATAACAAATAACTTCTGGAGTCAAGTTACATCAAAGGAGCTTTGGTCACGCGGCAGCAAATGCTAGTGTTTAGGGAAGTTAGGCATTTAGGCGTAGTCGCCGCAAATTTGTATAAGCAAAAGTTAGTTATAAAAACTCACCCAGCGTTATCGGCTGTACTTGCATAGCAAGTAGTAAAATAAACggaagttaaaaaattaaaattcgttttaataaatttacatatttagtagaAATACAACGAGGTTCCGCAACGTACTCTCCAGATATGACTGATATGCTATCGAGGAGCAGAATTGATGCCAACTATCAAATGGAGGTTAGTAACATTGGACCTTGATTATGgacattattttaaatacaattaatattccAATAGGTACTAAGTTTTTAAAACAATCGTGGTAAAAATGAGGACGCAACCATAGGGGCAGCTTCTACTATCACTAAACCACTAAAACAAGAACTAGAGTACCAACTACAGAAGAAAAACAATGCCTCAAATTGCAACCTACCGTCAGTCAAAGATGCGAAGTGGAGCCATCAAATGAATCAAGGATCGAAGCGGAAGCAAGGTAatgaataaattgttttaactttatttgaatACATTACCCTAATAATTAAATTACAGAATTAAAGTCGTACCCCGGACGACTACAACCGCAAAAGTTCTGTTCGAATTCTCAAGAAACCAAATATAGAACAAACATTCCATGTTTGTTGGAATCGtcgtcacactttaatggctattcactaatctttatttctcattccttataacttaactcTTTATTActctttacaactctaacttataacttcgGCAAAAATCCCCCGCTGAACCCTCCGCGAGGGTGCCGACTGGTAATAGTTACCACAGTGTCGCAACTGCGGAGGGAACTGTCCGGTAACGGTCTGTCCCCACCACAGTCGAGAGGTATCTAGCTAAGGTGCGACTCCGTTGTTGAGTGTTTGTTGCTCTTCAATAGCACAGCATTCGGTGACGCAGTCTGTATCAAGGTGTCATGCGACCCGTGCCGAGGATCAACCTGTCTGGGGGCCCTTAAATAGCCCAGTCTCGAACGGAGCTTACGGATACCTGGCGCCCTCCGTAATAAGATAACCTTGCTTGCGTATCGGGGGCTATGCGCAAGTGGACATTTATTCCCCTATACTCGTGGGTTCAAAATATGAACACATCAAATAACAAAACTGGAAAATCAGGGGAATCCGGTCCTCCCTTAATAAAGCCGGAAGGAACGGATTGTTCCGAGAAAAGAGCAGCGTTTGCAACGAGCTCTAAGACAGTCAGCACGAAGACAGTGGTAAGAGGTAACTACCGGCTTGTCTCTTGCTACATGCCGTATGATGAGGAGCAGGTACCATCACTGCTGATAAAAAGACTGGTGCAAGAAAGCGAGGCGTCCAGGAGTGTGTTAATACTTGGATGCGACTCCAATGCACATCACTCACTATGGGGCAGCGCAGATATCAACACAAGAGGTGAGCtgctttttagttatttattaagcACTAAGCTATTGCTGTGTAATAGAGGAAACACGCCAACTTTTATTACCAGAAACCAACAAGAAGTATTAGATATAACACTTGTGTCGGAAGAACTGGTAGACAGAGTAATACGATGGAGGGTTCTAGAAGAACACTCCTTTTCCGATCATCGGTATATTGAATGTGTACTGAGTGACAAAGTAGGTCGAGATAATAAATATAGGAACTATAGGAAAACAAACTGGCTAGTGCATATGCAAGAGTATATCCCCATGACTCCTCCATTCCAGCCTAAGAGCAGGGAAGACATAGATTCTCTAGTTGAAAGGTTCACAGAATCTTATCAACAAGCATTAGAAGTGGCATGTCCACTTACTCGCAGTAAGCGAAGAATTAGACCCCAATGGTGGTCCCCCGAGCTCAAGAAATCTCAGAAAGAGTGCAGGAGGCAATTTAACGTAGCGAAACAATCCCAAGTAGAGCGGGATTGGGAACGATACTACAGCCTTCTTAAGTtatacaaaaaggaaatcagGAAATCAAAACGTAAATCGTGGAAATCCTTCTGTGAAGAAATCGAGACGACGACAGAAGCGTCTCGGTTAAGAAAAGTAATACCAAAGCTACACATAACGTTGGGTACCTACAGAAGCCAGATCAAAGCTGGACGGAATCCAGTGAATAAACCTTAAAATTGCTGATGGATACTCACTTCCCGGGCAGCTCAGAGAGCTCCACCGCTGAGTATACTATAGACAGAGTAGTGGACACAGATCCTAATGTTGGAGACTTAATATCAATATACAAAATAAGGTGGGCAATTAACAGCTTCAAGCCTTTTAAATCTCCGGGACCTGACGGTATATTCCCGGCTCAATTGCAGAGATCGCTCAGTTACGTAACGGGCTGGTTAATAACCATTCTCGAAGGAACCCTTCGGTTAAATTACATTCCTTCATTCTGGAGAAAAGTGaaagtaatatacataccaaaaGCGGGCAAAAGCTCTCACACAAGTCCAAAAGAttttagaccaatcagtctttcctcatttctactaaaaacactggaaagattaatagaaattaacataagaagTAAGCTAGCTCCGGAAAAGTTAGCAGTTTCACAGAACGCATACTCCAAAGGAAAATCCGAGGAAACAACCTTAAACTCGGTGGTAACAGAGATTGAAAGGGCTCTAGTAGTAAAGAAATACGCTCTCATAGCCTTCTTAGACATAGAAGGCGCGTTTAACAACATCCAGCCGAAGGCCATTATCAACGCGCTTAAAGATCTGAACGTCTCGGAATCACTCATGAAACTTATTGAACAGATGCTTCTAggcaggttcataacttcaacgctgGGGGTTTCGACAATGTGCAGATCTGTCCAAAGGGGtacacctcaaggaggcgtgCTATCCCCACTTCTATGGATCCTAACAATGAATAGTATGTTGTTAGATCAAGAGAAAGGGGGAGTACATGTGGTGGCCTACGCTGACGATGTGGCGGTATCAATTAGGGGAAAAGTCCCACATATACTCTcggaccttatgcaaacaaggcTAAATGAGATAAACCGTTGTGCAAAATCATGTGGATTAAGCCTAAATGCAACCAAAACTGAATTAGTGATGTTTACAAGGAAACACAAGATTCCAGAATTCACACCACCTTCAATAAACGGCACCTCGCTACCAATAAATGAAAAGGCAAGCTACCTGGGACTtattttagacaggaagctgttatggaaaccaaacttggaGGCCAGGCTAAAGAAGGCAGCTTTGGCACTATACACTTGCAAAAGAATTTttggaccaaaatggggactaactCCCCGCGCATCACtttggctctacacagctgtagtttgaccgattatgacatatgggatactggtctggtggccaataattgacaagaagtacgcagtaaagcttatggtaagtttacaaagagctgcatgtatatgtatcagtggagctctcagaacaacgccgagccaggcattagatgcgattctgtatttactgcctatagatctATTCTGCAAACAACAggtggcgaaatcggcactaaGGCTGAGGGAATCGTCGCTACAGCAAAATTGCAATAGGGGACATtccagtatactcggcaagttcccatttctaccgaatagtacggactttcgaaatcctatagacatgaatctaaactcggacctacacatatccttcccctctagagaggagtgggaaatgggaaaagtttttcagcttttaccaacacatacgcaatagtaactttttgtagttaaatggcaatttcggtagttagagtggcaacattcattaaccctaatttttgtatgtataagagagagatgcacgtACTACAATGAACCGATCAAAATCTCCGCCATGGCCGCCATTCCTATgtaaagaaaatttgaagtgagtggatgtaagtgcgtattaataatttgttactgatattattttatatatatttaattttctctttaCAGAGCGGTATTATTGTTGACTGGATGCTGCagcttattttaacaaaataacacAGAAAATGACAAAGCGAGCTGAAACGCACATCTGGTGCGTACATGCGAAACTAAAAAGAGAAGCTTGGACACAGAACAAGGATTATGCCACTTTAGGCAGATGGGTGAAttgataatatcaaaccttatgtatatactaaacataaaatcttatgttagaatatacttttatcttttttatccttttcagatatttgtAAACTTAGGAGGAAAAATTAAAGCTTAAGCTGAATACCATTGGTGGCTACAATGACAAGTCTGAAAGCACTAATAATGTTGAGGAGTACAATTTGGAAACAGGTACGTGGGAGAGCATGCCTCCATTGCCACAGCACTTACGGGGCATGAATGTGGCGCTATTGAATGAAAGCATCTACGTTTTGGGAGGTTATGTGCACAATGCAGCTGCGCCTTTAGTCACTGTGTATAGATatgtggaaattttttaaattaataaataaattaattaattacttaataaatctattaatttattaaataatgaattaataaataataataatttatcatttaGGTTTGACAATAACGACAATTTGTTGAAACCACGTTTTGAAGCAAACGTCACGGTATTTGAGGATAAAATATACGTTTTTGGTGGCTTTTCAGCTGCAGGATCACCACTTGCCAATTGTGAATGCTATGACGCAGTGAGCAATACTTGGACACAATGTGCTGATATGCTGGAACCACGTGGTAATGTTGGTGTAATTACTAACATTTAACGGTAAACATACACAAGttcgaataaattattatgctCTACCTTTTCCAGTTGACAATAGCAAAGGGGCAAATTTATGTGTTTGGCGGTACAAAAGCTTTGGTGGCGTTTGTGTGCAATCTTATGATCCATTCGAAAATGTGTGGACAAAGGTTTGTTACTGGTAAACACAACTTcattgtttaatattaataaatttactttcagaTTTCTCCAATGAATATTGAACGTAGCAACAAATGTGGCTTATATCTAAACGACCGCATTCTAGCCATTGGCGGTCTGGCAAATTCAAAGGATAATTAACAGAGCTCTAAAAACAACATTGAGGCGCCGAAGTTGTTCATCTTGCTTCTGATTTTATTAAGGAGGCATTATTAGGGATGGGGGATGGCATCAcgcatatgtagaagttcacgcaagtgaggaaagtttctgattgccattcacttgggagtggccagaaacgattcttttgcatatgactcaagcagctcacgacttccggttttagaccaagtattccctgggtagctaacagacatccgtttggaggcgagctaaagtgagaaggcgaagcccgcttctgcggttgtgcgtagggcttgggacccaccacataaaaaaatctccccaatgaaaacaaacacagagcctcggatgagacaccacCCTTTTCATGACGACCcgtgcaaacgttttaaggataatgatttaagggcatgcacatGGAATGTCCGgatccttaattgggaaggtgcctctgcccagctggttgatgtcctcatacaactaaaggctgacatcactgcCGTCCAAGAAgagcgatggacgggacaaggacggaagaaggtgggttcttgtgacatctactacagcggccatataaagaagcgcaaatttggtgttggatttgtggtgggagagagactaggCACCGAgttctggcattcaccccggtggatgaacgtctagccacaatccgcatcaaagcgaggttcttcaacatatcgctgatttgcgcccacgccccaacggaagagaaggacgatgtgaccaaagatgctttctatgagtttctatgagcgcctagaatgcacctatgagcgctgtccccgccacgatgtcaaaatcgtgcttggctattttaacgccagggtgggtaaagaaggtgtctttggcacaacagtcggaaaattcagcctccatgacgaaacatcgccaaacggcctgaggctgatcgacttcgctggggcccgaaatatggttgtctgtagaaccagattccagcataaaaaaattcatcaagcaacgtggctgtccactgatcgaaacacgcgcaaccaaatcgatcacgttgtggtagacggaagacatgtctccagtattttagacgtgcgtacgctccgaggaccaaacattgactcgggacattatctagtagcagcaaagctacgcactcgcctctgtgcagcaaagaacgcacgtcaacaaacacaaggaaggttcgacgtcgaaaagctgcaatcacaaccgacagccgaacgattgtctactcgacttgcactcctgctctctgagagcactcaccagcatctcgatataagggagctgtggaacggcctctcaaactcattgcataccggtgcagccgaaacaattggtctccggcaacgccaaaaaaccagttggtacgatgagaattgtcgttccgcagtggagagaaaacagactgcctacctcgcaacgttgcgatcgaccacaacacgttcggggtgggatagatatcgagaactgaagagggaagcgagacccatttgcagacgtaaaaagaaagaggccgaaatgcgtgagtatgaaatgcttgaaaagctgtccgacatgggtaatgctcgaaaacttTATGAAAAGATGGGCGATTtccagaaggtttcaagaccggagcattatcatgaaGGGACCGAGgaagtaatctggtaacggatgtccagagcatactgggattatggagggaacacttctccgacctgctcaatggcagtgaaagtacaacaccaggagatggcgaacccgattccccgaTCGATGACCATGGAAttgatgttccattacccgaccatgaagaaattcgaatagcaattacccgcttgaagaacaacaaagcggcgggggccgacggattaccggctgagctattcaaatacggcgccgaagaactgataaggtgcatgaatcagcttctttgtagaatatggtcggaagaaagcatgcctgacgattggaatcttagtgtgctctgcccaatccataagaagggagaccacacaatctgcgccaactaccgtggtataagtctcctcaatatcgcatataaggttttgtcgagcgtattgtgtgaaagactaaagcccaccgtcaacgaactgattggaccttatcagtgtggctttagacctggaaaatctacaatggaccagatattcaccatgcgccaaatcttggaaaagacccgagagagaagaatcgatactcaccatctttttatcgattttaaagctgacttcgatagcacgaaaacgagctgcctttatgccgcgatgtctgaatttggtatccctgcaaaactaatacg containing:
- the LOC114804762 gene encoding kelch-like protein 5, coding for MTKRAETHIWCVHAKLKREAWTQNKDYATLGRWEEKLKLKLNTIGGYNDKSESTNNVEEYNLETGTWESMPPLPQHLRGMNVALLNESIYVLGGYVHNAAAPLVTVFDNNDNLLKPRFEANVTVFEDKIYVFGGFSAAGSPLANCECYDAVSNTWTQCADMLEPRVRINYYALPFPVDNSKGANLCVWRYKSFGGVCVQSYDPFENVWTKISPMNIERSNKCGLYLNDRILAIGGLANSKDN